The window tcgtcgcAAGTCTGCTTTCAATCGGTCGTTGTGGAAGTCTTTGGGTGAGGTCTATGTCCAACAGTGGTTTTCTAGTGGCTAacataatgatgatgattgaaagacaaacataaaatttctACTTTCCATACTAAATCCGATCAGCTGTCTCCCATCCTCACGTGTTCCCGAAAGCGGGCGGCCAGGACAGTCAAGATGGCGGATAGACAACAAGGAAATATAGCAGATTTTACTCGGCCACATGCAGACACGATGTATAAgacctacctatatttattaattgacgtctttggagaaaaggctgcggtgaagtttgttgcgccgcttctttttcacctgcgctttggaagccggcgcggcggtagacttagtttaagtaattttttgacgtcaataagtgatgtatatcatcctaaattgaatatgaaatttgaatttgatgcgtgaacattgcgttgttagtatgagtgcttttatttaccgcaacgtATAACGAACCggcaaagtttggcaaactatTTGGCGCCAGTctggagctggcattaaattttgcaatattaCCGTTGTCGGAATCAACCCAAAGCACGATAGGTAGGATATATTTACTACATCATACTGTTACCTATTTGTGTCTATGCTATATCAAAATgctttaataacaattttgttaCCAAGctaagtattgtattgtattggaTTTGTAATTATCCACTACGAATGCATGCATGCAACACATTAGGGGTTGTCTGGTTGACtatgttttttgtataatttttaaacatgtaCTTTACTATATACTActtagtagaaaaaaaattaagaagcAATAACGGTAcctaagcccttctggcatgatagggaccaacactgtttaaatgagtttctttcggcatttcttctcagcagtggtcgttccgaaatgccagtagcttgtagctttttgagaaactACTATATcatgtaaaatttgacgtgaaatggtacttgtgaaggtctaagttctgaataaatgattttacttTAATGTTGACTACGACTCACATATTGTTCTGTATTCTGAAGCCTCAGccttcacaaaaaataaaagtgtttaaTAGCTTATTTTCAATCACTTCCTCGTAATATAACCTCCATTGAAGACAGTgggtcaaaattaaataatcttaaCGTTTGAATGTTCCactaaatattatcattgtgtgcagaaaaaatacttaaaagtacattttaataGTTAGTCAGAGAGCTAACGTGTCGCACTCTTCAtcactataattatatagtgtaaaacaaagtcgcttcccgctccCGCTGTCTATACTAATATGCTTAGATCTACTCAACGGATTTTGACGCGAGTTTTTTATGAGTTTTCTCATGTGTGTGCATATGTTTgctactctttcacacaaaatctactggaccgttAGTTATGACATTTGGTACACTACGGGTAACCTACCTGGAAAAGACAtttaggatactttttatcccgaagaGCGAAGAGctacgagagcgaagcccaggggcgcagctagtaaacaataaattttcaaaattattacgcACAAACCTAAGGCATTcgttttttacaaacataatgAACTAACAGACTTCTGTTAGCTCTCTATCTAATACTACTTTTGCTAAATTAGCAAAATTCATGATTTGCCGTTTCAGTGTCGTAGACAATTCATTTTTTAggtgtatttttgaaatgtccATCTGAATTGAATTATTTCGGTAGTTTAGTTCATAATCTTTAGTTTcggtaggtatttaaaaaatctgtaggttattttatgtgtgtatAAGACCAATTCACATGAGCTTAAAGATAAAAAGGgaaaaaataggtataagtattataatttcagtataaacaatacagaaaaaaaagaaaacatatacctatttgatcAGTTAATTCTTCCTAATATTTGCCTTTGATTATATAATGATGAAGTAAAAGTCATGTTTTTCTAGCTAAAATTCATGACGTCCAATATCATTATGAGGGCCGCTACATCGATCAAATTGTCCAATATATAAACCCAACTgtatattcaatattcattcgAACTCACCCATCGGATAACGTTGGGTCGAATCTAATTACACAGAGTGAGTATCAATTCACTTTATTCGTGTTGGGAAGTGCCTTCTGGTTTCAAGGTTGGTTGGCTGGGTTGATCTATAGACGAAATTGTCTGAGGTCTCACTCCCATTTATCACGCTGTCACTGGAGCTTTAGTGGCTCCTGGGCTCCAAGGCTCTACGGCGGAAGCAACCAGGAAATCGCTGACCTTTGCGACCCTTTGGAGGGTGGCCTACAACGAGAACAGGGCCACTCCATAACGTCTACCGTAAGAGGCGACTAAGACTCAatagggttgacgtcaggcagccAGCCTGTCCTAAACTTCAAAATATTGAGGTTTAGTTTTAGGTGAATCTCCGTGTCTTGTAGCTTCACAGCCGGGAATGCGTCCATACTGCAACACGCGataatgagagagagatatatttTAAGCCTTTTAATATGGTTTATTGAAGACGCGGCGTGTTGTAGCCTAACCACAGTGGCAGTTCACAAtgcacaataaaaattaataacattttattttttttacagattcAAGATGGCGTCATTATACCTCCTTCTGGTGCTTCCCGCCTTGGTCTTAGCAAGAATAGACGTTCAATTATCCGGAGAATTCAACGATGACTCCCATAATAACCTTAAGGTTTATTACTCTGGAAGTCAAGCTGGAGTCATAACAGACGCAGAGCGAACTACATTCGGCCTGAGCGACGCTATACTGAAGGATTCCATTGGTGCCTACTTCGGAAGGCGTCCTGATGATGCTTACCTCCGCAGTCCCACACCATGGGGCGATTTATACAGCACATTCGGCTGGGATCAAGTCCTCAGCACTCTTGTGCCGAAGAACGGAAAAATTTTAGGAATCACGTCACAACCCATGATTATTACGAAACAGCTGTTCGAGAACAACAGCTCAAAGCCAGCTACCTTTGACGTTGGTATCTCGCAATCTGTCCAGAATACTGTCAAGTCTTCATGGAGCCAGGGTGGATCGTTGAATGTGGCACAAGAAATCAATTACGGATTCGACATTGAGTTCATCAAAGGAGGCGGCAAGACGGCTTTCTCTTACACATCAACATGGGGCCGCAACACGGAGAAATCTGAATCTGTAACCATTGGATCTCAATCAGGAATGAAGATCCTTCTTCAACCTGGCCAGGCCGTGGTCGCTCAACTTCAAGCTACTAAAGGAACTATCAGGATGGAGGTCGAATACGAAGCCAGCTTATCGGGAGCTTCGGCTGTGAATTATGACGACGGATACAGAGGCCATCATTTCTGGTCTCTGGACATCCGTGCCATCATGGCCAGCGTTGGTCTTCCAAACCAGAAGGTGTCCAAGGAAGTCATTGAAATTGACTTCTACTCCCAGTCGAGAGTGGTCGTCAACGATaaatctactaatattaagCTTATGGAAATTGGATTTTAATTgagttaataaattacatattttttttgtatcaatttctgttttatcatttaaacCTTACCTTCACAGAGTAGGTACTCTATTAATGTTCGAtagaacataatatatatatgatatattcgATAGAACAAAAGAagatattcttttttattctacCTATTCAAGAATGGCCAATATAAAATCCTTTTCATACTGGCCATCCATTCCTGAAAAATATCCTAGAAAAATAtccttatttttctaaaaatcttagaatttcaatattcattagCACATTCGTTGAGTACTGTGACGTAATTTATGCATGATCCCATAAgcaaaaatacaaagttaAGGTTACATGTTTTAGAGTGCTTACACAGCCTGACAAATGGTATTTTAGGCAGTTCGCTCTCGGTTTAATCCTAGCTACTTAATTATGAActggtttatttaaaaatgtgtaactaatttaataactaatcttggtatatatgtaataaaaaaagtaatacttTGAGTGTTATCATtgatattgcaatggcaaCGAAAATGTTGTTCTTCAAAAGtcagttttcttcactttcttgacagactataaaaattataaaaagaatgtCTGATACATACAGgtttactggtatcaaacgcaaaatcCTCCCAAAGACTACTCGGGTACATCAAAataagcaacttttattctacgacttttcgtgattcgtcgtttatatttcatgtaaaaaaaaatacagtctaatttgcgattctacacatcgaACATATAGTTaccgttttatagaaacgacattaaaactaaaaaaggaaaaatttgtagttattacgtttagacaaaagtcgtagaacaaaagatgttagtctctatgtaccttatgcgcctttggaaggaaCGTTAGATACCATAGTAACCCTGTAAGTATATGCgaatttttctgtttttttttaaattacgaatacatttttttctgtttctgcATTTGTCTATTATAATTAACGCCTCTAGTAAACACGATGGCATATTTTACGCGCGCAGGAATTTCGAAATGAGAATattcaggattttttttcacgGTTTCTCAAAACCGGACCTGTATTtagatcaaataaataaaacaacgtTATATTTAACAACACACGttcatttagaaaataaactacACTAGTTCCGCcattttatcttattaaaacatttttacaaaagaaaagacacgattttataaataaattatagcttTTACATACaactatgaaataaatataacattattttatttttatttcgtcataattattttcacaaacattgttttaatacaattttattttgtacttattaactttttttttgttcatggAATATTTAACGCTAAGTCAGTGATGGAAATTCAaactaatgtatttttttttaatttcttcttttgggaaactttaaaacatttttacatgaaatattgCTAGCTTAAATATCActttataattcaatattattgtttatcgccaaaaagaacaaaatgataaataagcaacaacacaatttaattttaaataatcgcAAAGTTTTCGAGAAATAGGCGAATTTAATATATtgcagtattttataaaaataattatgacaactacttaattatattacagaATTAAGACTATGATATTTTGgtttcttaataattattatgacctaaaatatttatatttttatatgtatacggattattacaaagaaattacaaaacaataactgcaaaatatgtgtaaaaCAAAATGCTTTACTTCATTATACATtattgcaaaattaatttcataaatacgtttatatttttggtaataTAAGGAAATAATCCTATATCAAATCAAACTGtttcatattcaaaataaattttgcaatcatggttttttttttaattaaaatattaaaaatgcacaatatttacaatattttttgctgtttTCAGACTTAAAGCCAGTTTCATCGCTTGCTAATAAAGTATTTGACGGCCATATGTAACGTTGTTGACGTTTTTCGAGCCAACGAAActcaactgttttttttttccaacaaGCAACCAGTTGGCGTTGCCAACTGGTTTGATATAACAACGTGGCTTTGTTTTATCATCAGATTCGTACCGTTTTTGGCTCAACGCATTGCACGTAGGCAAAACAGTTGAGAACAACAATAAGTTAGAAAAAATTACagcttttttttctttcacactACAGTGCGCTCGCGCCGCGCGGCTACGTTGGAAGCAAACCAGTTGGGCATTCCAAATACTTTAGCAGTTATGATTAAACTATCGTCGAGCATAGAAAACAGTTGAGTAAAACGGTTAACATGTTTCACAAGCGCTGGATAAAgctaactggccaatcacTTCAGGCAGATTAGTGTATAATGTGTATGTCACATTACAATATATCATTTTAACAGAAATATATGAAACATGGCctaaacaatacaaattacttaatttaaatatacttatctatgtaattttacaaGGAAGCAAGATTAGATCACAAAGTCAGactaatatacctaattactaCTTCATTTGTTCTGATTATGAAAAACAGGAGCTAAAACACTTCATTCTATTATAgatttaggtaaataaataaagagatgTTGccagctataaataaaatgtgatgttataaaattaaaacaatttaatacaattgATATACCTAGAtcccagaaaaaaaaaacatttctattATCTTTCATTCGTTTAAGTTCATTCTATTGAACAAGAAgtgttcaaataaaaaaataattcgacattaattattaaattatgtacctggtaaatattatatatttttattacacaatatgATGACATCGGCATGTAAAACGCTTAATAAGATATTAATTATGACAACTGGTTTTGATGActctaaacattttaattcttCGACATTCATTTTAGGATTGTAttcgtgaaaaaaatatattttttagaattctGTTCATCtgcattataaaatttttgctgcgctccggggcttcgctcccgtgggaatttcgggataaaatgtaccctatatgttattccagattatattctacccgtgtacttaccaaatttcgtaacaatcctcgacctcggtggcgcagtggtaaagtgcttgcctctgaaccgagaggtcccgggttcgatccccggtcgggtcataatggaaaattatctttttctgattggcccgggtcttggatatttatctatatatgtatttgttataaaatatagtatcgttgagttagtatcccataacacaagtctcgaacttactttggtgctaggtcaatcagtgtgatttgtcctaatatatatatttttttaatccgtgtagtagatttcgcgtgaaagagtaacaaacatacatacacacatacatcgtcacaaacgttcgcatttataatattagtataatataataagactGGACCAACCCATTTACTAGCGCCACCGTGAATGCaacaaattttttaaacaatacctTTCAATTAATAGggaaacgtaaaaaaaaaccatatgTAGGAATTTAATGCAACATTAAATATGTCAATTAGGTATATGAGGAAGTATTACAGTTCTCTAATGGACGCAGTTGCCACAATTTACTCAAAACAAAAGGTTGGCCAAAAAAATTTGTATgtggaaaactataaataaaagtttatattgaatactactattaaatatgtacctaatactatctaataaaatcctGTTATAGCATAAACTggtgtgtgtttttttttagtttcgatattaataaaaataaattgataaaaatcgtGAGGCTAATCAGCAagagggtgaatttcacgagcgttttcaATGCCGCTGTGAGctgtaattaat of the Plodia interpunctella isolate USDA-ARS_2022_Savannah chromosome 26, ilPloInte3.2, whole genome shotgun sequence genome contains:
- the LOC128681240 gene encoding spherulin-2A: MASLYLLLVLPALVLARIDVQLSGEFNDDSHNNLKVYYSGSQAGVITDAERTTFGLSDAILKDSIGAYFGRRPDDAYLRSPTPWGDLYSTFGWDQVLSTLVPKNGKILGITSQPMIITKQLFENNSSKPATFDVGISQSVQNTVKSSWSQGGSLNVAQEINYGFDIEFIKGGGKTAFSYTSTWGRNTEKSESVTIGSQSGMKILLQPGQAVVAQLQATKGTIRMEVEYEASLSGASAVNYDDGYRGHHFWSLDIRAIMASVGLPNQKVSKEVIEIDFYSQSRVVVNDKSTNIKLMEIGF